In Bacillus sp. SM2101, the following are encoded in one genomic region:
- the ptsP gene encoding phosphoenolpyruvate--protein phosphotransferase has protein sequence MKQIKGIAASSGIAIAKAFRLEEPELNIDKRTIVNTDEECARFDAAVESAKGELQQIKDRAFDELGEDKAAIFAAHLLVLSDPELLNPVKDKVVAENVNAEYALQEVAGMFITMFQQMDNDYMKERAADIRDVTKRVQAHLSGVSLANPSMISEEVVIIAEDLTPSDTAQLNRNYVKGFTTDIGGRTSHSAIMARSMEIPAVVGTKTITSDVKNGDIIIVDGLEGQVIVNPSPELIAQFEQKKASFEEQKAEWAKLVNEKTVTDDHHHVELAANIGTPNDIVGVKKNGGEAVGLYRTEFLYMGRDNFPSEDEQFEAYKAVLENMEGKPVVVRTLDIGGDKELPYLDLPKEMNPFLGYRAIRLCLEEQDIFRTQLRALLRASTFGNLKIMFPMIATLEEFRQAKAVLIEEKEKLVADGVSVSESIELGMMVEIPSTAVLADQFAKEVDFFSIGTNDLIQYTMAADRMNEQVSYLYQPYNPAILRLVNMVIEAAHQEGKWVGMCGEMAGDPIAIPILLALGLDEFSMSATSILPARSQLKRLSKATAESYKEKLLSMSTTDEVVQFVKETFHVE, from the coding sequence ATTAAACAAATTAAAGGCATTGCCGCATCATCAGGAATTGCAATAGCAAAAGCATTTCGATTAGAAGAACCAGAGTTGAACATTGACAAGCGTACGATAGTCAATACAGATGAAGAATGTGCTCGGTTTGACGCAGCAGTAGAGTCGGCAAAAGGTGAGTTACAGCAAATTAAAGATCGTGCCTTTGACGAATTAGGGGAAGATAAGGCAGCTATTTTTGCTGCTCATTTACTTGTATTAAGTGATCCAGAGTTGTTAAATCCCGTGAAAGATAAAGTTGTAGCAGAAAACGTTAATGCAGAATATGCTCTACAAGAAGTAGCAGGCATGTTTATAACGATGTTTCAACAAATGGACAATGATTATATGAAAGAACGTGCTGCAGATATTAGAGATGTCACAAAACGTGTACAAGCTCACTTGTCTGGTGTATCGTTAGCTAACCCTAGTATGATTTCAGAAGAAGTCGTAATCATTGCAGAAGATTTAACACCATCCGATACCGCGCAATTAAATAGAAATTATGTGAAAGGATTTACGACTGATATAGGTGGTAGAACTTCACATTCAGCTATTATGGCTCGTTCTATGGAAATTCCTGCGGTTGTCGGAACAAAAACGATTACAAGTGATGTGAAAAATGGTGATATAATTATTGTTGATGGACTTGAGGGTCAAGTTATTGTTAATCCATCTCCAGAGCTTATTGCACAATTTGAGCAAAAGAAAGCTTCATTTGAAGAGCAAAAAGCAGAGTGGGCAAAGCTTGTTAATGAAAAGACTGTTACTGATGATCATCATCATGTAGAGTTAGCAGCAAATATTGGGACGCCAAATGATATTGTCGGCGTTAAGAAAAATGGTGGCGAAGCAGTCGGCTTATATCGTACTGAATTTTTATATATGGGTCGTGACAATTTTCCTTCAGAAGATGAACAGTTTGAAGCGTATAAAGCAGTACTTGAAAATATGGAAGGAAAACCTGTCGTCGTCCGTACGCTAGATATCGGGGGTGATAAAGAGCTTCCTTATCTAGATTTGCCGAAGGAAATGAATCCATTTCTGGGCTACCGTGCTATCAGGCTTTGTTTAGAGGAACAGGATATTTTCCGTACACAGTTGCGTGCTCTGCTACGAGCTAGCACTTTCGGTAATTTAAAAATCATGTTCCCAATGATTGCGACATTAGAAGAGTTTAGGCAGGCGAAAGCAGTATTAATAGAAGAAAAAGAAAAATTAGTTGCTGATGGTGTCAGTGTATCTGAAAGTATTGAATTAGGAATGATGGTTGAAATCCCTTCTACAGCAGTTCTTGCTGATCAGTTTGCGAAGGAAGTAGACTTTTTCAGCATAGGCACGAATGATCTTATTCAATACACTATGGCGGCTGACAGAATGAACGAACAGGTTTCATATTTATATCAGCCTTATAATCCAGCAATTTTACGCTTAGTTAATATGGTTATTGAAGCTGCTCATCAAGAAGGAAAGTGGGTTGGTATGTGTGGTGAAATGGCTGGTGATCCTATCGCTATTCCAATTTTACTCGCATTAGGCTTAGATGAATTTAGTATGAGTGCGACATCAATATTACCTGCAAGATCACAGCTGAAACGTTTATCAAAAGCAACAGCTGAAAGCTATAAAGAGAAATTACTTTCAATGAGCACGACCGATGAAGTTGTTCAGTTTGTGAAAGAAACATTTCATGTAGAATAA
- a CDS encoding phosphocarrier protein HPr, with protein sequence MANKTFSITSDTGIHARPATALVQAAGGFQSDINLEYNGKTVNLKSIMGVLSLGIPKGATITISAEGSDENEALTKIEATIKEEGLGQ encoded by the coding sequence ATGGCAAACAAAACATTTTCTATTACAAGTGACACAGGAATTCATGCTCGTCCAGCGACAGCATTAGTTCAAGCGGCTGGGGGGTTTCAATCAGACATTAATTTAGAATATAACGGCAAAACAGTAAATCTTAAATCTATTATGGGTGTCTTATCATTAGGAATTCCTAAAGGAGCAACGATTACTATTTCTGCTGAAGGTTCAGATGAAAACGAAGCATTAACGAAAATAGAAGCAACAATAAAGGAAGAAGGATTAGGTCAGTAA